In Spirochaetales bacterium, one genomic interval encodes:
- a CDS encoding cellulase family glycosylhydrolase, protein MKKAFFLLFMLIPICRFAGAQEIVVRYMCGEPTEFFYKIRPFISLVNRGETAVSLAGLRVRYYYTKEGYVDQKLTFDWTPSQNASGAFHDGYFELSFASGTLAPGEETGGFQIRIEKDGGGYFDQSDDYSFDPDIVSYEDYEKVTLYRDGTLLWGEEPPSPPEPAPPPPAGDDWLSTDGSRIVDRNGNSVRLTGINWFGFETSVNGFYNFDKINWRYAVETMTSRGFNIMRLPLSAELVNQWRSGQDPLVNHVDGKVNWDIDGVSSLTLLDLVIDYCQSLGMKIMFDMHGIAKGQNEAVWGSVSNLQSAWQWLAERYSVNDTIVAVDLFNEPHGQPFGNDPAAAKWDGSQDGNNWRKAAGDIGTAILSRNPNLLILVEGIECYPMPGYTYATADKFTSYFNWWGGNLRGAADYPVNLGSHNDKLVYSPHDYGPDIHLQPWFVDGFTGQRLYEECWGPNWFYIAERNMAPVLIGEWGGKLANANNRQWLQYLSDFIADEGLHHTFWCLNPNSGDTGGILGDDWNTVDETKYGIIEPTLWQNGSGKYIGLDHEIVLYSTETGTNVSAYYGIPSQTSPPTTPPTSPPAVTPTSPPAQTAGTGETGDVNADGVVNIVDALLIAQYYVGLDPAGFFTEYADADCDGSIGIVDALLVAQYYVGLTDELC, encoded by the coding sequence ATGAAAAAGGCTTTTTTTCTGCTGTTTATGTTGATACCGATATGCCGGTTTGCCGGCGCGCAAGAAATCGTCGTCCGGTATATGTGCGGCGAACCCACCGAATTTTTCTACAAGATACGCCCTTTTATCTCCCTTGTGAATCGTGGTGAGACGGCTGTATCACTCGCGGGATTACGTGTCCGCTATTATTATACAAAAGAAGGGTATGTGGATCAGAAACTTACGTTCGACTGGACGCCCTCACAGAACGCGTCCGGGGCGTTTCACGACGGATATTTCGAGTTGAGTTTCGCATCCGGGACCCTCGCACCGGGAGAAGAGACCGGAGGATTTCAGATACGCATCGAAAAGGACGGGGGCGGTTATTTCGACCAGTCGGACGATTACTCGTTCGATCCCGATATCGTTTCATATGAGGATTATGAAAAAGTGACCCTTTACCGTGACGGCACCCTCCTCTGGGGTGAGGAACCCCCTTCGCCGCCCGAACCGGCGCCCCCGCCGCCCGCCGGGGACGACTGGCTTTCCACCGACGGCAGCAGGATTGTCGACAGGAACGGTAATTCGGTGAGGCTTACCGGTATCAACTGGTTCGGGTTCGAGACATCGGTGAACGGGTTCTACAATTTCGACAAAATAAACTGGCGATATGCCGTCGAGACCATGACATCGCGCGGATTCAATATCATGAGGCTTCCCCTCTCCGCGGAATTGGTCAATCAGTGGCGCTCGGGTCAGGATCCACTCGTCAATCATGTGGACGGAAAAGTGAACTGGGACATTGACGGGGTCTCGAGTCTCACCCTTTTGGATCTTGTGATCGATTACTGCCAATCGCTCGGGATGAAGATCATGTTCGACATGCACGGGATCGCCAAGGGCCAGAATGAAGCGGTCTGGGGTTCCGTCTCGAATCTGCAGTCGGCGTGGCAGTGGCTCGCGGAACGGTACAGCGTAAACGATACGATAGTCGCCGTGGATCTGTTCAATGAACCACACGGCCAGCCGTTCGGAAACGATCCGGCGGCCGCGAAATGGGACGGTTCGCAGGACGGTAATAACTGGCGAAAGGCGGCCGGTGACATCGGGACGGCAATACTTTCGAGAAACCCGAATCTTCTCATTCTGGTCGAAGGGATCGAATGTTACCCGATGCCCGGTTATACCTACGCGACGGCCGACAAATTTACCTCCTACTTCAACTGGTGGGGCGGTAATCTCCGGGGCGCGGCTGATTATCCTGTGAATCTCGGTTCGCATAATGACAAACTGGTCTATTCCCCCCATGATTACGGACCGGATATCCACCTCCAGCCATGGTTCGTGGACGGATTCACCGGACAGCGGTTGTATGAAGAATGCTGGGGGCCCAACTGGTTCTATATTGCGGAGCGGAATATGGCGCCGGTACTCATCGGGGAGTGGGGGGGAAAGCTTGCCAACGCAAACAACAGGCAGTGGCTTCAATACCTTTCCGATTTCATCGCCGACGAAGGGCTCCACCATACCTTCTGGTGCCTCAATCCCAACTCGGGGGACACGGGTGGGATACTGGGAGACGACTGGAATACGGTCGATGAAACCAAATACGGCATAATAGAGCCGACACTCTGGCAGAATGGCTCGGGAAAATACATCGGACTCGACCATGAGATCGTCCTTTATTCGACGGAAACGGGAACGAATGTGTCCGCCTATTACGGAATTCCGTCACAAACATCACCCCCCACAACGCCGCCGACCTCCCCTCCGGCCGTCACGCCGACCTCCCCTCCCGCACAGACCGCGGGAACCGGTGAGACCGGCGACGTGAATGCGGACGGTGTCGTCAATATCGTCGACGCGCTTTTAATCGCCCAGTATTATGTCGGGCTCGATCCGGCCGGTTTTTTTACCGAGTATGCCGACGCGGATTGCGACGGGAGTATCGGTATTGTCGACGCATTGCTCGTCGCGCAATATTACGTGGGATTGACAGACGAACTCTGCTGA
- a CDS encoding PilZ domain-containing protein: protein MDEKRKYDRAPLTTLIDYHGVVEAEAKNISEGGLCLTSKFPFSVGTPLFLAVLLPEVGTLNIIGKIIRCHTIKQETYECGVKFVSLLLVDRQKIQKYVYDRLKDESDRRNNPRIEIDLYVDYSVPIRTGVKNYNSEGLCIITHEQFRKDNIILLIFTVNDNKKLCVYGKVIWSKRLSGDIYETGIKFWEMNKHDLNTLLEYFHLNNVEQTNELR from the coding sequence GTGGATGAGAAGAGAAAGTATGATAGGGCGCCCCTGACGACATTAATCGATTATCATGGCGTGGTGGAGGCGGAGGCAAAGAATATTAGTGAAGGCGGGCTTTGTCTGACGTCCAAATTCCCTTTTTCGGTCGGAACACCCCTGTTCCTCGCCGTTTTGCTGCCTGAAGTCGGGACGCTCAATATTATCGGAAAAATCATCAGGTGTCACACGATAAAACAGGAAACATACGAGTGCGGGGTGAAATTTGTTTCTCTTCTTCTTGTCGACAGACAGAAAATACAGAAATATGTCTATGACAGACTCAAAGACGAATCGGACCGGCGAAATAATCCGAGGATCGAGATCGATCTCTATGTGGATTATTCCGTTCCCATCAGAACCGGGGTCAAAAACTATAATTCTGAAGGGCTGTGCATAATCACCCACGAACAATTCAGAAAGGATAATATCATTCTTCTGATCTTTACCGTCAACGACAATAAAAAGTTGTGTGTCTACGGCAAGGTCATCTGGAGCAAACGTCTGAGTGGTGATATATACGAGACCGGAATAAAGTTCTGGGAAATGAACAAGCACGATCTCAATACATTACTCGAATATTTTCACCTCAATAATGTGGAACAAACAAACGAACTTCGTTGA
- a CDS encoding zf-TFIIB domain-containing protein, whose amino-acid sequence MKCPSCHKILVKEKLKNTEIDRCPACSGLWLDQGELDRLTESGKRKMEYNITAYDAGIHGDKYPERDCPLCGKAMKKVALPQDKSIILDFCTSCRGFWLDKDELKASISLLKKKKDPANLIYDPIMVYLKMLSEEPHLF is encoded by the coding sequence ATGAAATGTCCAAGCTGTCATAAAATACTGGTAAAGGAAAAACTCAAAAATACCGAAATCGATCGGTGCCCCGCATGTTCGGGTCTCTGGCTGGACCAGGGCGAACTGGACAGGCTGACGGAAAGCGGAAAAAGGAAAATGGAATACAATATCACCGCCTATGATGCCGGGATTCATGGTGACAAATATCCCGAGCGTGATTGTCCCCTTTGCGGAAAAGCGATGAAAAAAGTGGCCCTGCCGCAGGACAAATCGATTATTCTTGATTTTTGCACTTCATGCAGGGGATTCTGGCTGGACAAGGATGAACTGAAAGCGTCGATTTCCCTCCTGAAAAAAAAGAAAGATCCTGCAAACCTCATCTACGATCCCATTATGGTCTATCTCAAAATGCTTTCCGAGGAACCGCACCTTTTCTGA
- a CDS encoding adenylate/guanylate cyclase domain-containing protein gives MKNFSTIPSGQKINTLICTCDVTGFARLSREKGIEAVLCLMNDFTSLVNERIKTSSGSIIKYIGDSALIIFPEDAVDEGVALLLSLKKDIETSFSRRNLRNRITFSLHFGEVIVARFKPFDTIDILGDAVNTAFLIDRGDYRGRFVITPQVFRKLKPETRKKFHKYTPPVVYLAE, from the coding sequence ATGAAGAATTTCTCAACCATTCCAAGCGGACAAAAAATAAATACGCTCATTTGCACATGTGATGTGACGGGATTCGCCCGTCTGTCACGGGAAAAGGGAATCGAAGCGGTACTCTGCCTGATGAATGATTTTACATCACTCGTAAACGAACGGATTAAAACCTCATCGGGATCAATCATCAAATACATAGGCGATTCGGCACTCATCATTTTCCCGGAAGACGCCGTGGACGAGGGGGTCGCCCTCCTCCTTTCACTGAAAAAAGATATTGAAACCTCATTTTCAAGGCGAAATTTACGTAACAGGATTACTTTTTCCCTTCACTTCGGAGAGGTGATTGTCGCCCGCTTCAAACCCTTCGATACGATCGATATCCTTGGGGACGCGGTGAATACCGCCTTTCTGATCGACAGGGGCGACTACAGGGGACGCTTTGTCATCACCCCCCAGGTGTTCAGAAAATTAAAACCGGAAACTCGCAAGAAGTTTCATAAATACACACCGCCGGTCGTTTACCTGGCGGAATAG